A genomic window from Desulfonatronovibrio magnus includes:
- the ercA gene encoding alcohol dehydrogenase-like regulatory protein ErcA, which translates to MPGTQTSLRKFVAPEFIYGPGARHLTGNIISRLGVERVMVISDPGVEKTGLVKDICKTLDAHNIEYSYFDQVSPNPRDVEVMQGVDFYRSHGAEAIVAVGGGSPMDLAKGVGIAASNNRHILDFEGIDQVELPSPPLVCIPTTAGSSADVSQFAIINDTIRKIKIAIVSKAVVPDMALIDPETTLTMDPELTAATAMDALTHAVEAYVSKASFSITDAHALETIRLVRANIIEAVKNPDDMFYRDKLMLASLHAGLAFSNAILGAVHAMAHSLGGLMDFPHGLCNALLLSHVVRYNFDSVPDKYSDIAQALGLETQGRSSDAIRDSLSKKLYDLHFEAGLTKTFGQLGLDPKAIPQLAQNAVNDPCMLTNPKEMSATDVEKIFIKSI; encoded by the coding sequence ATGCCAGGCACCCAGACCTCACTCAGAAAATTTGTTGCTCCTGAATTCATCTATGGTCCAGGAGCAAGGCACCTGACCGGCAATATTATATCCCGTCTCGGAGTAGAAAGGGTAATGGTGATCTCTGACCCAGGGGTTGAAAAGACAGGTCTGGTCAAGGACATTTGCAAGACCCTGGACGCCCATAACATAGAATATTCATATTTTGATCAGGTTTCTCCAAATCCCAGGGATGTTGAAGTAATGCAGGGTGTGGATTTTTACAGATCTCATGGAGCTGAAGCCATCGTTGCCGTAGGAGGTGGAAGTCCTATGGACCTGGCCAAAGGGGTAGGGATCGCAGCCTCCAATAACCGTCACATCCTTGATTTCGAGGGAATAGATCAGGTAGAGCTACCATCTCCCCCTCTTGTATGTATTCCCACAACAGCAGGAAGTTCAGCCGATGTATCGCAATTTGCCATCATCAATGACACTATACGCAAGATAAAAATTGCCATAGTCAGCAAGGCTGTTGTGCCCGACATGGCACTTATCGATCCAGAAACCACCCTCACCATGGATCCTGAACTCACTGCAGCCACAGCCATGGATGCCCTGACCCACGCTGTTGAGGCCTATGTTTCCAAGGCTTCTTTTTCCATAACCGATGCCCACGCCTTAGAAACCATCAGACTGGTCAGGGCAAATATCATTGAGGCTGTTAAAAACCCCGATGATATGTTTTATCGGGACAAGCTCATGCTGGCCAGTCTGCACGCTGGACTGGCTTTTTCCAATGCCATTCTCGGTGCGGTGCATGCCATGGCCCACAGTCTGGGAGGTTTGATGGACTTTCCTCATGGATTGTGTAATGCATTGTTGCTGTCGCATGTTGTCCGCTATAACTTCGACAGTGTGCCGGATAAATATTCTGATATCGCACAGGCTCTGGGGCTTGAAACCCAGGGCCGTTCCTCTGATGCCATCCGGGACAGCTTAAGCAAAAAACTGTATGACCTGCATTTTGAAGCAGGCCTGACCAAAACCTTTGGCCAGCTCGGCTTAGATCCAAAAGCCATCCCTCAACTGGCGCAAAACGCTGTAAATGATCCATGCATGCTTACAAATCCCAAGGAAATGAGCGCTACTGATGTCGAAAAAATATTCATCAAATCCATCTAA